The segment AAACTGATCTTTTCTGTATTGCAGTGTATATTTCCCGAAGGTCGGGGTGTTAGAAGAATACGTGCAGCTATTAGTGCCAGTAGTGTTTTCAGAAATCCTATGAGCACCACTATCCCCAGATAGATGAGACCGGTGGTACCAAGCAATATGACCATCACGGGCAGAAGATCCCTTGAGAGTACGATGCCTGAAGGGAATGAATTTACCATTGTCGCTATGATGGTCTCTTTTCTATCGATGTGATCATCATTATGCAGTTTTGCGATCATTGAGTTTCCGGCAGCTGAAGAACCAAAAGATGTGAGAAAGCTCAGGCCGATCTCTTCCCTCAGGTGACCAAAACGCATGAGAGGGGATGCTATAAAGCCCAGCTTGTTCACCCAGCCCATCTCCACCATGATATCCATTATCAGAGTTCCGATAACGATCGGTGGGATCACCTTGATGAGATAATCAAATGCTGCATATAATCCATCGATCCACATTGGCGGTCATATACC is part of the Methanococcoides orientis genome and harbors:
- a CDS encoding nucleoside recognition domain-containing protein, which produces MWIDGLYAAFDYLIKVIPPIVIGTLIMDIMVEMGWVNKLGFIASPLMRFGHLREEIGLSFLTSFGSSAAGNSMIAKLHNDDHIDRKETIIATMVNSFPSGIVLSRDLLPVMVILLGTTGLIYLGIVVLIGFLKTLLALIAARILLTPRPSGNIHCNTEKISFREASVKSLKRSHRSLTRIVLTMTIVSIVVFQLMDTGLFDWAASIMKDSFMIRYVPAEGLPIIAGWFASNIAAFTIAGNLLDTGMLSSKDVILALLIGRILAGVARIRTMLPYYVGIFSPNLGVRIMVVSLVMQNGIMLGIVGFIFVLF